TATGGGTATCTCCCACTATCTCTTCTAGCTTTGTAAATTTTCTTTTTGATTCATCAAGAAGCTCTATAGGAGCACCTTCATCTTCTAGTTTTTCATACTCTTCATCAATCTCATTTAAAACTTTTTCATCTAGTTTTAGTTTTGCAATTCTACTTTCATAATATATCTTTACAGTTGAGCCATCTTCTACAGCTTGAGTCATATCATAAATATCAACCTCATCTCCAAAAATTTCCCTTGTGGATTTATCACTATTTTCTATTGGTGTTCCTGTAAAACCTATAAAAGTTGCATTTGGTAAGGCATCTCTAATATGTTTGGCATATCCATAGCTTATTTTCCCTGTTTTTGTGTCAACCTTTGCTTCCAAGCCATATTGACTTCTATGGGCTTCATCTGCTATAAGTATAATATCTCTTCTATCACTTAAACACTCTATTTGTACCTCATCATCTTTTAGAGCAAATTTTTGAATTGTTGTGAAGATTATCCCTCCACTTTCTCTATTTAGCTTCTCTCTTAAATCATCTTTATTTTCTATTTGTATTGGTGTTTGTCTTAAGATACTGCTTGATTTTGAAAAGGTTGTAAATAGTTGCATATCTAAGTCATTTCTATCTGTTAATATTATTACCGTAGGGTTTTTCAAAGCTTGTATGATAGAGCTTGTATAAAATACCATTGAGAGTGATTTTCCACTTCCTTGTGTATGCCATACAAGACCTGCTTTTTTTGATTTTTCTAAGATTGAGTTTACAGTTGAATCTACTGCTTTTTTTACAGCAAAATATTGATGATAGGCACTTAATATCTTTGTACTTTTTACCCCATCTTCTACAAAAACAATAAAGTTTTTTATAATATCTAAAAGCCTACTTTTTTCAAACATTCCTAAAAGTAAAGTCTCTATTTGAATATGTGAATTTAATTTTACTCCATCTACACTTTTCCAAGCAGTAAATCTCTCAAAATTTGAGCTTATGGTTCCAACTCTTGCATTTACTCCATCACTTATCACCAGAAAAGCATTTGTATTAAATAAGCTTGGAATCTTTTGTTTGTACGTTTGTAATTGATTATAGGCTTTTTCACACCCTACTTTTTCATTTGACAATGATTTTAACTCAAAAACAATCAGAGGCAAACCATTTATAAATAGTATCAAATCAGGTCGTCTCTCATCAAACTCTACGATAGTAAACTGATTGACTATCAAAAATTCATTTTTTGAAATATCTTTAAAATCAAAAAGATATACCTTGTCCCCTTTGTCATTTCCATCTTTATCTTTATAGACAACATCCACACCTTCTACTAAATACTTATGAAAAGTCTTGTTATTTTCACTCATCATGGGTGAGTTTGGGTGAATAATTTGTTTGAAGACATCTTCTAAAACATCTTTTGAAATAGTAGGATTAATCCTTTTTAAGCTATCAAAGAACTTCTCTTTTAAAATAACTTCATGAAAATCATCCCTAGCACTCTCTACTGCATCTGGAGCTATATCTATACCACTTTTATACTCATAAGCTAAATCATTTTCAAAGATTTGTATCACTGCTTGTTCTAAATTATCTTCGTAAAAGTTATTCATTAGATTAAAACCCTTTCAATTATAGTAAAGTCCGTACTTAAGTAATCTTTAATCCCATATAAGTAATAATTCTTATGCTCATTTACCAAAGATGTAAAAAGAGATGGGGTGCTCGCCTGCCCAAACTGGCGACCATTTTTTATTAAATCCATGTTGACAATCCTAAATTCAAATCACCTGACTTTTCATATCTATCTTGATATGTCGATTTATTATAATTATCATCAATATAAAAAGCTGTTACTAAAAAACTGCTGTTTCTATTTAGTTTTTCAATGATTACAACATAATCATGCGATTTTGCCCAAATATACAAACGAAGTTTTCCTCTATTTTGACCTTCTGTCTCTCTATAAAAAAAAGCAAATATATTTTCTTCAATTTTATTAAAATTTTGTATTAGATATTTTATCCATCTTATTCTTTTTGCACGATTTTTATCAAATTTTCTTATTTTTTTTGTTTGCCAAGTTCTTCCTCTGGGAACTCTAACTTCTTTTTCTCTTGTTATCACATGCCAAAATATCTTAGGTTTATTTTTTTTCACTGAGTTCATATCTATATCAATATTATATTGATTATTTAAAACTGTTGTATTAGTTATAAAATCATCTTCAAAGTATTTGTATAAAATTTCTAAATTTTCCCTAACTGTTTTAGTACTATCATATTGAACTATAAGACTTGTCATCTACCGTATCCTGCTTGATGATGAAAGATATTAAACTTTGACTCTTCTCTTGATGTATTCAGTAATAAACTTCGTCCATGTTTTTGTTCTATATGGTCATAAATTTTATTTTTAATCTCACTTCTATGTTCTATATCTTCTCTTTTTTTGTATACAATTGCACCTATTAAAAAATCTGCTAACTGTAATAATACTGCTTCATGGGAACGAATCATTTGAAAATTTAGAATGATATTATGATGTTTTTTTGATACTAAATATTGTTCTAAGATCCTTAATTGTTCAGCTCCATTGGAGTCTTTATAGTCTGTATAAACATAATAATTATTGTTTACTTCTTGCATCGGTTCAAAAGCTAAATACATCAATTTATAATAAAAATTATCATGACTACCATCATTATAAGTTTTATGGTCGAATACAGTTTTATCACTTGTAATCGCACGAAATCTCAAAAAATCGCTTTCAAAGAAATAATCTATCAATGCCTTATAAAACTCTATCCCAGATGGGCTGACTTTAGTCCATTTTAGCTCATGAAAAGCATTATATTTATATTTTAAGTATTTAATATATCTAGTGGCTTCTGTAAATTTCTCTTTTTCACAAAAGATTGCTCCTCCACCCATAATATTTATCCCATCAAACTCTAAGTGGCATGTTTCATCGAAAAATACTTTATATTCCATTTTTATACCTTTTATAAAACTAAATCATTTATATTTTTTGGTATTTCTAAACTATCAATAAATTTATCAAATTTATCCATATCTAAAACACCTATTTCTTCATAGCCCAATAAAGAAAGTTTTTCTCTTGCTTTTGTTCTTGATATATCATTATTGACAATAAACTCATAAAGTGCTTTATTTTGAGGGAAATTTTCTTCTATATATTCTAAAACTTTTGTTTTATAATCTTTTTTCTCTTCTATCTCTACACTTACCTCTTCATAAGAAACTACTTTTTCTTTCTCACTCTCATTGTCTACATAGTTGTGTTTTAAGTATTTTGCTAAATGTTCTGGCTCAGGAAATAAGCTATATCTATTTATTCCTATTTGATCAAGTTCTTCAAGCAGTTGTTTTTTATACTCTTTAGGAATGATAATTCTATTTTCATCCCTTTTCACATCAAATTTTATTTTTTTATCATAACTGCCTTTATTTGAAAAAATAAAAAAATCTCCATCTTGTTTTATCACTCGGTTATTATTTTTATTACTTTTTACTAATGCAAACTCTTTATTAAGTATTCTCTCTAACTCTTTTTTTGAAAGCTCTATACCTAACTGCTCTTTTACAAAACTATAAAAACTATTTACTCCAAAATCATACTTTACTTTTGGAAGTAAAGAGATAATATCTACCTCTTTTTTATCATAATTTTCAAGTTCACTAAAAATATATACCGCTCCATCACTACATTTTTTGCAATCTTTCTTATCAGTACACTCTTTTTCACATTTTTGATGGGTAATACAAGCAAAATATAAAGCTACTAAAGAGTTTTTTGTGATATCTAAAAGTCTAGTTGGTAAGCCTTGATGTTGCATATATACAAGTTTGTCTATTACCGAGCTTAGTTTTGACATCTCATTGTAAAGGTTTCTTTCCATTTCATGGTAAAGATTGTGTTCATTGAACAGATGGTCTCGAAATACGCTTGGTACCAAATCCCAATGTGCATTGCTTTGACCTCTAAAATAGTTGGTATATTGTTTCTCTGCTGGTAATTCCAAACTTTTTATTTGCTCTTTGACACTTTTTAAATAATCCTCTACATGTTTTATTGTCATCTTATACCCTTATCTCACCACTTATAAGTTTTGGTAAAAGTGCATCTCTTTGTTGTTTTAATATTTGATTTTGTTGTTGATTTTGTTGTATTTGTTCAAAAATTGGTTTAACAATATGTGAAAACTTTTCACATATATTTTTACTTATTGGAAAACTCAATTCACGTATAGCTTTCAATGATAAATTTTTAATTGTAGTTCCATTTGCATAATTAAAAAGGTACTGTTTAAAATAGTCACTTTTGAATAAACAAGCTATAAAAACTTTATAATAATTCTCTAAAACATTTATATAACATACACTTTTACTAAGAAATATTTTTTCTTCATTATAAAAAGCAATATTTCCTAATGTTCCATTTATTGATAAAAAAATAGTATTTTCATTTAATTCTTTTTTATACTTTTCATATTCTTCTTTATTTGTTCTTTTTGTTTTTTGATCTATTTCAATCATTCCATTGACTAAATTATTACCATTAATAAAAAAATACTCTCCACCATCTATATACTTTGGAGTGCCATGTAGTCCATCTCCTATTTTTGATGATATACTTTTTAAATCTAAAACTTCCCAATTAATAGGTATTTCTCCCAATTCACTTGGTTTCATATCTCCGCCACTATCTTTATAGGGTTTGCCTTGATTATTTGGAAAATTGAAGTTTTCAAACCACTCTTTAAAAAGTGCACTTGCCATCTCTTCTAGGGTTTGGTTGATTTGATTATTGATTTCTATTTTATCATCAAAGGCAGATAAAATATCTGCTATTCTTTTTTGTTCATTTATATCTGATGGTATTTTTATTTCAAAATTTTTTAATGTATTTCCTGAAACTTCTTTAAATGTAGAACCACTTGCAATCTGTTCTAAGTCATCTTTTTTACTTTTTAAATAATAGTATATAAAGATATTATCAAGTTTATCTTTATTACAAACTAAGTTTTTAAACCCTTGATTTGTAGATAATTCACCTTCTGCAATTGCCAAATAGCCTATTGGTGCACGTGAAGATAAAAGAACAGTACCTTTAGGGAGAAGTTTAGCGGAAGATTTT
The Arcobacter sp. CECT 8983 genome window above contains:
- a CDS encoding type I restriction endonuclease subunit R, which produces MNNFYEDNLEQAVIQIFENDLAYEYKSGIDIAPDAVESARDDFHEVILKEKFFDSLKRINPTISKDVLEDVFKQIIHPNSPMMSENNKTFHKYLVEGVDVVYKDKDGNDKGDKVYLFDFKDISKNEFLIVNQFTIVEFDERRPDLILFINGLPLIVFELKSLSNEKVGCEKAYNQLQTYKQKIPSLFNTNAFLVISDGVNARVGTISSNFERFTAWKSVDGVKLNSHIQIETLLLGMFEKSRLLDIIKNFIVFVEDGVKSTKILSAYHQYFAVKKAVDSTVNSILEKSKKAGLVWHTQGSGKSLSMVFYTSSIIQALKNPTVIILTDRNDLDMQLFTTFSKSSSILRQTPIQIENKDDLREKLNRESGGIIFTTIQKFALKDDEVQIECLSDRRDIILIADEAHRSQYGLEAKVDTKTGKISYGYAKHIRDALPNATFIGFTGTPIENSDKSTREIFGDEVDIYDMTQAVEDGSTVKIYYESRIAKLKLDEKVLNEIDEEYEKLEDEGAPIELLDESKRKFTKLEEIVGDTHRLEMLAMDIVRHYEDREIILAPKFLDKAMIVCMNRKIAVNLYEQIIKLRPSWHSDDMDKGKIKVVMTSSASDDELLKKYETTKEDRVYLAKRIKDINDELKIVIVVDMWLTGFDVPSMSTMYIDKPMKSHNLMQAIARVNRVFKDKVGGLVVDYIGIMGSLKEALQTYTRRDIDKVELNLDAAFHKLEDALTFLRKLFSAFDYNGFKTGSDKDRLTLIGDGVEHVLIESYGEENIKKEFNKKVSELSAAQTLCNSMLDDDMKLEIAYFKAVKSALNKLEGKEFNLKEINQRVLSLVKDSIQKDSILELNDILGIKQNELDIFNEEFLKEISSMKRKNIALELLKRLLSNKIKAYEKTNLVQSEKFSFLMNEVMNKYNNKALTNAEVIDELLKMSKDMMEDFLKGNELGLTDEEKSFYDALTKFDTVKEAMDESVLKELAVELTKTIQNSKTIDWQYKENTRARMRREVKRLLKKYKYPPDNAVEALALVIKQVELSCENN
- a CDS encoding DUF3800 domain-containing protein, with product MEYKVFFDETCHLEFDGINIMGGGAIFCEKEKFTEATRYIKYLKYKYNAFHELKWTKVSPSGIEFYKALIDYFFESDFLRFRAITSDKTVFDHKTYNDGSHDNFYYKLMYLAFEPMQEVNNNYYVYTDYKDSNGAEQLRILEQYLVSKKHHNIILNFQMIRSHEAVLLQLADFLIGAIVYKKREDIEHRSEIKNKIYDHIEQKHGRSLLLNTSREESKFNIFHHQAGYGR
- a CDS encoding FRG domain-containing protein — encoded protein: MTIKHVEDYLKSVKEQIKSLELPAEKQYTNYFRGQSNAHWDLVPSVFRDHLFNEHNLYHEMERNLYNEMSKLSSVIDKLVYMQHQGLPTRLLDITKNSLVALYFACITHQKCEKECTDKKDCKKCSDGAVYIFSELENYDKKEVDIISLLPKVKYDFGVNSFYSFVKEQLGIELSKKELERILNKEFALVKSNKNNNRVIKQDGDFFIFSNKGSYDKKIKFDVKRDENRIIIPKEYKKQLLEELDQIGINRYSLFPEPEHLAKYLKHNYVDNESEKEKVVSYEEVSVEIEEKKDYKTKVLEYIEENFPQNKALYEFIVNNDISRTKAREKLSLLGYEEIGVLDMDKFDKFIDSLEIPKNINDLVL
- a CDS encoding restriction endonuclease subunit S, which gives rise to MSNKLPQGWEKVKISDVSEVVSGGTPSTKNEAFYNGEIGWITPKDLSGYTKKYIKNGARNITVLGLEKSSAKLLPKGTVLLSSRAPIGYLAIAEGELSTNQGFKNLVCNKDKLDNIFIYYYLKSKKDDLEQIASGSTFKEVSGNTLKNFEIKIPSDINEQKRIADILSAFDDKIEINNQINQTLEEMASALFKEWFENFNFPNNQGKPYKDSGGDMKPSELGEIPINWEVLDLKSISSKIGDGLHGTPKYIDGGEYFFINGNNLVNGMIEIDQKTKRTNKEEYEKYKKELNENTIFLSINGTLGNIAFYNEEKIFLSKSVCYINVLENYYKVFIACLFKSDYFKQYLFNYANGTTIKNLSLKAIRELSFPISKNICEKFSHIVKPIFEQIQQNQQQNQILKQQRDALLPKLISGEIRV